From the Halorhabdus utahensis DSM 12940 genome, one window contains:
- a CDS encoding glutaredoxin family protein has translation MSTETPTDAETVTEHVEGVIEENDVVLFMKGTPQRPQCGFSQRAVGLIRAHCEDFETVDVLDSLPEYRAALEAQSGWETIPQTYVDGEFVGGSDILAEHEQRGDLAETLAP, from the coding sequence ATGTCAACTGAGACTCCCACTGACGCCGAGACTGTCACTGAACACGTCGAGGGCGTGATCGAAGAAAATGATGTGGTGCTGTTCATGAAGGGGACGCCACAGCGTCCGCAGTGTGGCTTCTCCCAGCGAGCGGTCGGGTTGATACGCGCCCACTGTGAGGACTTCGAGACTGTCGATGTCCTCGATTCCCTCCCGGAGTACCGGGCTGCGCTCGAAGCACAGAGCGGCTGGGAGACCATCCCACAGACGTACGTCGACGGTGAGTTCGTCGGCGGCAGCGACATTCTCGCCGAACACGAGCAGCGAGGCGACCTCGCCGAGACGCTAGCGCCCTAA
- a CDS encoding BolA/IbaG family iron-sulfur metabolism protein encodes MESAEVERRIEDAIPDATATVTHPRPNDTEHLAATVVSPAFAEKTLVEQHEMVYDALEDALTTEIHALKVTTRTPEEAE; translated from the coding sequence ATGGAATCCGCTGAAGTCGAGCGCCGCATCGAGGACGCGATCCCCGATGCGACTGCGACTGTCACCCATCCGCGGCCGAACGACACCGAACATCTTGCAGCCACCGTCGTCTCGCCTGCCTTTGCCGAGAAAACACTCGTCGAGCAACACGAGATGGTCTATGACGCGCTTGAGGACGCCCTGACGACCGAGATCCACGCCTTGAAGGTGACGACCCGGACGCCCGAGGAAGCCGAGTGA
- a CDS encoding valine--tRNA ligase, protein MSTEHETDDEPTDESTPDPALAGDYDPRETEPRWQDYWVDNDVFAYEESETPDADTQFTIDTPPPTVSGSLHMGHLYQFTLQDFVARFRRMTDDTVYFPFGYDDNGIASERLTERELDIRHSDFERREFQEKTRDVCADYEDAFTEDVQSLAISVDWDNTYKTIEPRVQRISQLSFLDLYEQGKEYRQRAPTIWCPDCETAISQVEQEDTEQHTTFNDIEFPLVADGNGEADDGETLTISTTRPELLPACVSIFVHPDDDANAHLVGGTAEVPLFGQEVPIIEDERVDLETGSGVVMCCTFGDQTDIEWYQAHDLPLRIAIDESGTMTDRAGEYEGLSTTEAREAIIADLDDAGHLLESRDHHHSVQVHERCETEVEYLVTEQWYVDMLDSTEEYLEAGREMDWYPEKMFTRYKHWIEGLEWDWCISRQRDSGIPFPVWYCEDCGEPVFADREDLPVDPLSDDPPVDSCPECGGADFEPESDVFDTWATSSLTPLINAGWDWQPADESAETADSVDAGEFTFDNPELYPMNLRPQGHDIISFWLFHTVVKCYEHTGEIPFDTVMVNGMVLDENREAMSKSKGNVVSPEAVLEDFPVDATRYWAAGTSIGDDFPFKENDLEAGERLLQKLWNASKLVDQLAPGNNYEEPEDLAAIDEWLLAKLDDTIESLTEKLDTYEFSKARNELRTFFWSTFCDDYLEIAKQRDDKSAAYTLVTAHRTFLKLFAPFLPHVVEEIWQAKYAEVGERNSIHVSEWPEPRGYDADLAAGETAMATIGALRGYKTDHGMALNADIDRVEVYGDVSGFESAIQQAMHVDELSVVEDDPEISTEIAEISLDYATVGPKYGDQVGGIEQAIATDEYELDGDRLHAGDVTLEPDEFEVRKEHTYAGEGELVETDDVAIVVQS, encoded by the coding sequence ATGAGTACGGAACACGAAACTGACGACGAGCCGACCGACGAATCGACACCTGACCCCGCACTCGCAGGGGACTACGATCCCCGCGAGACCGAGCCCAGATGGCAGGACTACTGGGTCGACAACGACGTCTTCGCCTACGAGGAAAGCGAGACGCCCGACGCCGACACCCAGTTCACCATCGACACGCCACCGCCGACCGTCTCGGGCAGCCTCCACATGGGCCACCTCTATCAGTTCACGCTCCAGGACTTCGTCGCCCGGTTCCGGCGGATGACCGACGACACCGTCTACTTCCCCTTCGGGTACGACGACAACGGCATCGCCTCCGAGCGTCTCACCGAGCGCGAACTCGACATCCGTCACAGCGACTTCGAGCGCCGCGAGTTCCAGGAGAAGACCCGCGACGTGTGTGCCGACTACGAGGACGCCTTCACCGAGGACGTCCAGTCACTCGCCATCTCGGTCGACTGGGATAACACGTACAAGACGATCGAGCCCCGCGTCCAGCGCATCTCCCAGCTATCGTTCCTGGACCTCTACGAGCAGGGCAAGGAGTACCGCCAGCGCGCGCCGACGATCTGGTGTCCCGACTGTGAGACGGCCATCTCACAGGTCGAACAGGAGGATACCGAACAACACACCACATTCAACGACATCGAGTTCCCGCTGGTCGCGGACGGGAACGGCGAAGCCGACGACGGCGAGACGCTGACGATCTCGACGACGCGGCCCGAACTCCTGCCGGCCTGTGTCTCGATCTTCGTCCACCCTGATGACGACGCGAACGCTCACCTCGTCGGGGGGACGGCTGAAGTCCCGCTGTTCGGTCAGGAAGTCCCGATCATCGAGGACGAGCGCGTCGACTTAGAGACCGGCAGCGGCGTCGTCATGTGCTGTACCTTCGGCGACCAAACTGACATCGAGTGGTACCAGGCACACGACCTGCCCCTGCGGATCGCCATCGACGAATCGGGAACGATGACCGACCGCGCCGGCGAGTACGAGGGACTGTCGACGACCGAGGCCCGCGAGGCCATCATCGCCGATCTCGACGACGCGGGACACCTGCTGGAGAGTCGCGATCACCACCATTCGGTCCAGGTCCACGAGCGCTGTGAGACCGAAGTCGAGTATCTCGTGACCGAGCAGTGGTACGTCGACATGCTCGACTCGACCGAGGAGTACCTCGAGGCTGGCCGGGAGATGGACTGGTACCCCGAGAAGATGTTCACCCGGTACAAACACTGGATCGAGGGACTCGAATGGGACTGGTGTATCTCTCGCCAGCGTGACTCGGGTATCCCCTTCCCGGTGTGGTACTGCGAAGACTGTGGCGAACCCGTCTTCGCTGACCGCGAAGACCTGCCGGTCGATCCCCTCAGCGACGACCCGCCGGTCGATAGCTGTCCGGAATGTGGCGGGGCGGACTTCGAGCCGGAGAGCGACGTCTTCGATACGTGGGCGACCTCCTCACTGACGCCGCTGATCAACGCCGGGTGGGACTGGCAGCCTGCCGACGAGTCGGCAGAGACAGCCGACTCGGTGGACGCCGGGGAATTCACCTTCGACAACCCGGAACTCTATCCGATGAACCTCCGGCCACAGGGTCACGACATCATCTCCTTCTGGCTGTTCCACACCGTCGTGAAGTGTTACGAGCACACCGGCGAGATCCCCTTCGATACGGTGATGGTCAACGGGATGGTACTCGACGAGAACCGCGAGGCGATGTCGAAATCGAAGGGCAACGTCGTTTCGCCGGAGGCAGTCCTCGAAGACTTTCCCGTCGACGCCACGCGATACTGGGCCGCCGGGACCTCGATCGGCGATGACTTCCCGTTCAAGGAAAACGACCTCGAGGCCGGCGAGCGCCTGCTGCAGAAACTCTGGAACGCCTCGAAGCTCGTCGATCAGCTCGCACCCGGGAACAACTACGAGGAGCCCGAGGACCTCGCAGCGATCGACGAGTGGTTGCTTGCGAAACTCGACGACACCATCGAGAGCCTGACCGAGAAACTCGATACCTACGAGTTCTCGAAGGCCCGCAACGAACTCCGGACGTTCTTCTGGTCGACGTTCTGTGACGACTACCTCGAGATCGCCAAACAGCGAGACGACAAGTCGGCCGCCTACACACTGGTGACGGCCCACCGGACATTCCTCAAGCTGTTCGCTCCCTTCCTCCCACACGTCGTCGAGGAGATCTGGCAGGCGAAATACGCCGAGGTGGGTGAGCGCAACTCGATCCACGTCTCCGAGTGGCCCGAACCCCGCGGCTACGACGCCGACCTCGCCGCCGGGGAGACGGCGATGGCGACGATCGGCGCACTGCGGGGCTACAAGACCGACCACGGCATGGCGTTGAACGCCGACATCGATCGCGTCGAGGTCTACGGCGACGTGAGCGGCTTCGAATCGGCCATCCAGCAGGCGATGCACGTCGATGAGCTCTCGGTTGTCGAAGACGATCCCGAAATCAGCACCGAGATCGCCGAGATCAGCCTCGATTACGCCACCGTCGGACCGAAGTACGGCGATCAGGTGGGCGGTATCGAGCAAGCGATCGCGACAGACGAGTACGAACTCGACGGGGACCGGCTTCACGCCGGCGACGTGACGCTCGAACCCGACGAGTTCGAGGTACGCAAGGAACACACCTACGCTGGCGAGGGCGAACTCGTCGAAACCGACGACGTGGCGATCGTCGTCCAGTCCTGA
- a CDS encoding DUF7125 family protein, which produces MLAVAGTKGGCGKTTTAIGIAEAFARADVPAVAVDADRQLPNVHVIGDVDREPTLATIDEGDAVSDVAARSPRESNAQLLPAPLSSETVPFESTLSRVADAPARAVIDCPSGAGPDGVEPLSVADRVIVVTTDAKRSIEGARVTVEMAGRLDVPVAGIVVNQCESVPPTIVEATDSPVLAAVPDRPDPLAHPETRAAYDRVAAELTNRWDSKVPDATDRFTTGIDSLDAELGGGIPNGSVVSVVAEPNSQSEQLLYALTAARGTLYLSVERSQSLVQEAVETAAVTPGEPVIRHLDGPDVLSEAMEYVESLPDGANLVIDSMDLFERADRERFQKFMNGLLDRVRETESVVFLHCLDSEDEPALRPLTTHFADLVFELEVTMNVAGVSQRLTVPKHRGEPIPQETIELDLIAESVLPTRKQSVGD; this is translated from the coding sequence ATGCTGGCAGTCGCAGGGACCAAGGGCGGGTGTGGCAAGACGACGACCGCAATCGGCATCGCAGAGGCCTTCGCCCGCGCGGATGTCCCGGCTGTGGCCGTCGATGCTGACCGACAGTTGCCGAACGTCCACGTCATCGGCGATGTCGATCGCGAGCCGACGCTGGCGACAATTGACGAAGGGGACGCTGTCTCGGATGTCGCTGCCCGAAGTCCTCGTGAATCGAACGCCCAACTTCTTCCCGCACCCCTGTCGTCAGAAACGGTCCCGTTCGAATCAACACTCTCCAGGGTCGCGGATGCCCCGGCCCGGGCCGTCATCGACTGTCCTTCAGGTGCTGGCCCTGATGGCGTCGAACCGCTCTCGGTTGCCGACCGCGTCATCGTCGTCACGACAGATGCGAAACGAAGCATCGAGGGGGCGAGAGTGACGGTAGAGATGGCTGGTCGCCTCGACGTGCCTGTCGCCGGGATCGTGGTCAACCAGTGCGAAAGTGTGCCACCGACCATTGTTGAAGCGACAGACTCGCCGGTACTGGCAGCAGTGCCAGACCGTCCGGATCCACTCGCCCACCCGGAGACACGTGCTGCATACGATCGTGTCGCCGCGGAGCTCACCAACCGCTGGGACTCGAAAGTACCGGACGCCACCGACCGGTTCACAACCGGGATCGACTCGCTCGATGCGGAACTCGGTGGCGGGATTCCCAATGGAAGTGTGGTCAGCGTGGTCGCCGAACCAAACAGCCAATCCGAGCAACTTCTCTACGCACTGACCGCCGCTCGCGGAACATTGTATCTGAGCGTGGAACGGTCGCAGTCACTCGTCCAGGAGGCAGTCGAGACGGCAGCCGTTACGCCCGGAGAACCCGTAATCCGGCATCTCGATGGCCCGGACGTTCTTTCGGAAGCGATGGAGTACGTCGAGTCACTCCCGGATGGGGCAAACCTCGTTATCGATTCGATGGACCTCTTCGAGCGGGCCGATCGAGAGCGGTTTCAGAAATTTATGAACGGACTCCTCGACCGGGTGAGAGAGACGGAATCGGTCGTCTTCCTGCACTGCCTCGACTCCGAGGACGAGCCCGCACTCCGACCGCTGACGACCCACTTTGCGGATCTGGTCTTCGAGCTCGAGGTGACGATGAACGTAGCCGGCGTATCCCAGCGCCTGACAGTCCCGAAGCATCGCGGAGAGCCGATACCTCAGGAGACGATCGAACTCGACTTGATCGCCGAGTCGGTGCTTCCAACTCGAAAGCAATCCGTCGGTGATTGA
- a CDS encoding MinD/ParA family ATP-binding protein, which yields MIVAVTGGKGGVGKSTVALNLAAELDAVVVDGDLSTADLPRGTGPDLHDVLAGRVDPMEALEEFWNMQLLPCGRTIEGARAVDLQAFEPVVRRLDRAAGSVVVDCPAGLARDVGVEISSADVAVLVTNTSKAALADAARTHELAVDLGTPVGAVVLNETDESTYKQIRTDLTQQFNAPVTYIPARSDIRAAQEAWVPVRDAAPESPVRERFEALGDRLRDCRHRLQRRSRR from the coding sequence ATGATCGTGGCAGTCACGGGCGGGAAAGGCGGTGTCGGCAAGTCGACGGTCGCGCTGAACCTGGCTGCGGAACTGGATGCAGTCGTCGTCGACGGCGATCTTTCGACCGCGGATCTCCCCCGTGGTACCGGCCCGGATCTTCACGATGTCCTTGCTGGCCGTGTCGATCCGATGGAGGCCCTCGAAGAGTTCTGGAACATGCAGTTGCTCCCCTGTGGACGGACCATAGAGGGGGCTCGTGCGGTCGATCTGCAGGCGTTCGAGCCCGTCGTCAGGAGACTCGATCGAGCGGCCGGTTCGGTTGTCGTCGACTGTCCGGCGGGACTGGCCCGTGACGTCGGCGTCGAGATTTCGAGTGCCGACGTTGCGGTCCTCGTGACGAATACGAGCAAAGCGGCTCTCGCGGACGCTGCCCGAACCCACGAACTCGCTGTCGATCTCGGTACTCCCGTGGGAGCCGTCGTGCTCAACGAAACCGACGAGTCGACCTACAAACAGATCCGAACGGACCTCACCCAGCAGTTCAACGCGCCGGTGACGTACATCCCCGCGCGGAGTGACATTCGCGCGGCACAGGAGGCGTGGGTTCCAGTTCGCGATGCCGCGCCGGAGAGTCCTGTCCGCGAACGGTTCGAGGCACTCGGGGATCGACTTCGAGACTGTCGCCATCGGCTGCAACGCCGTTCGCGTCGCTGA
- a CDS encoding DUF7857 domain-containing protein, translating to MVDVDAKTTVVQGVTFVLATVTNTRGTAQVIKIESRLDGPTWYPRHGDVTASEWDEDTWESVLHPGESRGVGFGSPAEPRDPPMRLVDVRRATPADFDRDTQSVLRDLAAWRPPRDIVRNPQ from the coding sequence ATGGTCGATGTAGACGCGAAGACGACGGTTGTACAGGGGGTCACGTTCGTTCTGGCGACAGTCACGAACACGCGTGGGACTGCCCAGGTGATCAAAATCGAGAGTCGACTCGATGGCCCCACCTGGTACCCTCGACACGGGGATGTGACCGCTTCGGAGTGGGATGAAGATACCTGGGAGTCAGTGTTGCACCCCGGGGAGTCCCGAGGTGTTGGCTTTGGGAGTCCGGCAGAGCCACGGGACCCGCCAATGCGCCTTGTCGATGTCCGACGAGCGACGCCAGCGGACTTCGACAGGGACACCCAATCAGTGCTCCGTGACTTGGCTGCGTGGCGGCCGCCCAGGGACATTGTCCGAAATCCGCAATGA
- a CDS encoding PGF-CTERM sorting domain-containing protein, translating to MTGPSAKENMEYLFVGTDFMTTDGYPVLEQHVQNVDISLTNSLVSVEDTTDITVTLDLYDGTSTTATKTSDYDLSDEIVTIENGTVTPSETGQTTISVAVNGKTANATLDVRTPADISMADAQLDTATILANSTASVSATLENDGGLPGSDSLTLTADGETVATDTLHVGGHDETTATFSWSVGQAGTYDITFGDRNLGELTVLNNDSVTLRNVIAPKTVTPGGTYDVKAIFENTADTAVSVPVTYRGDEQTVEDRIRVAPSGTTHTFEVNASKPTGRTITHAVSFGETTRRTNTTMLAPATFEVAALDVPETVDEGETVTVTATVRNTGDVSGSTEVVLGVGGDERPVETLSLDGGQTRAIDADVIADTTGTLELTVDAGGDSLTESISIRADVDVQTTTAATDSTTSDETGSSGTATTDGTPDNESTLTDSDSPPTVGESTTTTTSGPGFGVLVAMVALLGGALLIARQH from the coding sequence ATGACCGGTCCTTCCGCAAAGGAGAACATGGAGTATCTCTTCGTCGGGACGGATTTCATGACGACGGACGGGTATCCGGTCCTCGAACAACACGTCCAGAATGTCGACATCTCGCTGACCAATTCGCTCGTCAGCGTCGAGGACACGACCGACATCACAGTCACGCTGGACCTGTACGATGGTACGAGCACGACCGCGACGAAGACGAGCGACTACGACCTGAGCGACGAGATCGTCACCATCGAAAACGGGACCGTGACTCCATCAGAGACAGGCCAGACAACCATTTCAGTCGCTGTCAACGGGAAGACGGCCAATGCGACGCTCGACGTTCGCACGCCTGCGGACATCTCCATGGCTGACGCGCAACTCGACACGGCAACGATTCTCGCCAATTCGACCGCTTCCGTTTCGGCCACGCTCGAAAACGACGGCGGATTGCCCGGCAGTGACTCGCTCACGCTTACTGCCGATGGCGAGACGGTCGCTACGGACACTCTCCACGTCGGCGGCCACGACGAGACGACAGCGACGTTCTCGTGGTCCGTTGGACAAGCCGGGACGTACGATATCACCTTCGGCGACCGTAATCTCGGCGAGTTGACTGTCCTCAATAACGACAGCGTCACACTCCGGAACGTCATCGCCCCGAAAACTGTGACGCCCGGCGGAACCTACGATGTCAAAGCGATCTTCGAGAACACCGCCGATACTGCCGTTTCGGTTCCGGTCACTTACCGCGGCGACGAACAGACGGTTGAGGATCGAATCCGCGTCGCGCCGAGTGGCACGACACACACGTTCGAAGTGAACGCATCGAAGCCCACCGGTCGCACCATCACACACGCGGTGTCGTTCGGTGAGACGACGCGGCGGACCAACACGACGATGCTGGCTCCAGCGACGTTCGAAGTTGCTGCCCTGGACGTGCCCGAAACAGTCGACGAAGGCGAGACAGTGACGGTGACTGCGACCGTGCGAAACACTGGGGACGTTAGTGGATCGACGGAGGTCGTCCTGGGGGTTGGTGGCGACGAGCGACCGGTCGAAACCCTCAGTCTCGACGGCGGACAAACCCGGGCAATCGATGCCGACGTAATCGCTGACACGACGGGGACGCTCGAACTCACCGTCGACGCTGGCGGGGATTCTCTGACGGAGTCGATATCCATCCGGGCAGATGTAGATGTGCAAACGACGACTGCAGCTACAGATTCCACGACCTCTGACGAAACTGGCTCTAGCGGGACAGCGACCACCGATGGGACACCAGACAACGAAAGCACACTCACAGATAGCGACAGCCCACCAACGGTCGGCGAGAGTACGACGACAACGACCAGCGGCCCCGGCTTCGGTGTGCTTGTCGCGATGGTAGCGCTTCTGGGCGGGGCACTGTTGATCGCCAGACAGCACTGA
- a CDS encoding ATP-binding protein translates to MTFVIGRGEADDDGLPKLHLGAYRALDGSHGADLYLDLDGPHSILVVGKRGYGKSYTLGVIAEGLSRTSGVAPTVIDPMGVFASLATDSGCSSIAGTVLDDPAVVPDSLDPRSWCALLGLDPENGAGSLVWQAAQERSTLDGMTMSVTERNAPSRDERAAINHLRLAESWGVFDEDGIDAETLLSGEITVLDVSGLDSAPMNAVCRGVGEALYRASVSDTIDRLPWLLVDEAHTFFDGVAKRALETILTRGRAPGVSLVSATQRPSAVPDVGISQSDILVSHRLTSGADLDALTRAQPTYLNGPLSERMPAEPGEVVIIDDSTETVHAAQVRKRETAHGGNSPSVSERARANTCSTESKTATD, encoded by the coding sequence ATGACCTTCGTCATCGGCCGTGGGGAAGCGGACGACGACGGCCTGCCGAAACTCCATCTCGGGGCCTACAGAGCACTCGACGGCAGTCACGGGGCCGACCTCTATCTGGATTTGGACGGGCCACACTCGATACTGGTCGTCGGCAAGCGTGGCTACGGGAAGTCCTATACGCTCGGCGTCATCGCGGAAGGACTCTCGCGGACAAGCGGGGTCGCCCCGACTGTCATCGATCCGATGGGGGTGTTCGCCTCACTCGCAACCGATTCTGGCTGCAGTTCGATTGCTGGGACAGTTCTGGACGATCCGGCTGTTGTCCCCGACTCACTCGATCCCCGGTCGTGGTGTGCGCTTCTGGGCCTCGATCCCGAGAATGGAGCCGGGAGCCTCGTCTGGCAGGCAGCACAGGAGCGGTCGACGCTCGATGGTATGACGATGTCCGTCACCGAGCGAAATGCACCGAGTCGAGACGAACGCGCTGCGATCAACCACCTCCGGCTCGCCGAGTCCTGGGGCGTCTTCGACGAAGACGGGATCGACGCTGAGACGCTATTGAGTGGGGAGATCACGGTCCTCGATGTCTCGGGGCTCGATTCCGCGCCGATGAACGCCGTGTGTCGCGGCGTCGGAGAAGCGCTGTACCGCGCCAGCGTGAGTGACACCATCGATCGTCTGCCGTGGCTGCTGGTCGACGAGGCTCACACGTTCTTCGATGGCGTTGCAAAACGTGCCCTCGAAACGATACTCACCCGTGGGCGTGCACCCGGTGTGAGCCTCGTCTCGGCGACCCAGCGGCCGAGTGCCGTCCCGGATGTCGGTATCTCTCAGTCAGACATACTCGTCTCACACCGGCTGACTTCGGGGGCAGATCTCGATGCACTCACGCGGGCCCAACCGACGTATCTGAATGGCCCACTCTCCGAACGAATGCCGGCTGAACCCGGTGAAGTCGTTATCATCGACGATTCGACGGAAACAGTCCATGCAGCCCAGGTTCGGAAACGAGAGACGGCACACGGCGGTAACAGTCCATCTGTGAGCGAGAGAGCGCGAGCAAATACATGTTCGACTGAAAGCAAAACAGCGACGGACTAG
- a CDS encoding DUF7311 family protein yields the protein MIRYVLAIILTTALLGIGVAGVDHAATVRSEQQVETQIAKFESAAMSLLDTEEPTPSGQQGARRIVDLDFPSGGFTSKAVDTFRIRPNPKGVSLLEYSVSGRVTRTRHVGASVRNLGAANGTTIFDGHTGTVTIALSLTEARGEPERSSEVYIALRVLSKVAEASGGVRNEKAMWSLRWPEARSWRRFA from the coding sequence ATGATCCGGTACGTTCTCGCAATTATACTGACCACTGCGCTGCTTGGGATCGGTGTGGCTGGCGTCGATCACGCCGCAACCGTCCGGAGCGAGCAGCAGGTCGAAACACAGATTGCCAAGTTCGAATCGGCGGCGATGTCTCTTCTCGACACTGAAGAACCAACACCATCAGGACAACAGGGAGCACGACGGATCGTTGACCTCGACTTTCCATCCGGCGGCTTTACATCGAAGGCGGTCGATACGTTTCGAATCCGTCCGAATCCAAAGGGAGTCTCTCTGCTCGAATACAGCGTCAGTGGACGAGTGACTCGAACGAGGCACGTTGGTGCCAGCGTTCGAAACCTGGGCGCCGCGAACGGGACGACAATCTTCGATGGTCACACTGGAACCGTGACGATTGCGCTCTCGCTTACAGAGGCAAGGGGCGAGCCAGAACGCAGTTCCGAGGTATACATCGCGCTGCGAGTACTGTCAAAGGTCGCTGAAGCTAGTGGTGGAGTTCGTAATGAAAAAGCGATGTGGAGTTTGAGATGGCCAGAGGCCCGCAGTTGGAGAAGGTTCGCTTGA
- a CDS encoding DUF7344 domain-containing protein: MAKSGDGQSIGRSIGQTNTPEPQFTRDEAFEVLSNRRRRYTLHYLKQNGDDATLGDVAEQVAAWENGTTADVSASERKSVYTSLQQFHLPKLDEKGVIEFDQRTGDISLTDAAQDLDIYLEVVDRYELPWSAYYLSVSILGAIVISLSSLDIGPFAMLTQAGWSAFLIVVFLVSSGAHFHLSRRMRLGVDDTPPEVASE; encoded by the coding sequence ATGGCAAAATCGGGGGACGGACAGAGTATCGGACGAAGTATCGGGCAGACTAACACGCCGGAGCCGCAGTTCACGCGCGACGAAGCCTTCGAAGTTCTCAGTAATCGTCGTCGCCGGTACACGCTCCATTACCTGAAACAGAACGGTGACGACGCGACCCTAGGGGACGTCGCTGAGCAGGTTGCAGCGTGGGAAAATGGCACTACTGCAGACGTCTCTGCGTCGGAACGAAAGAGCGTCTATACGTCCCTTCAGCAGTTTCATTTGCCGAAGCTCGATGAGAAAGGCGTTATCGAGTTCGACCAGCGGACGGGCGATATATCGCTAACGGATGCTGCCCAGGATCTGGACATCTATCTCGAAGTTGTCGACAGATACGAACTCCCCTGGAGTGCGTACTATCTCAGCGTCAGTATCCTCGGGGCCATCGTGATATCGCTCTCGTCGCTCGACATCGGCCCGTTTGCCATGCTTACGCAAGCAGGATGGTCGGCATTCCTGATCGTGGTCTTTCTGGTTTCCTCGGGCGCACACTTTCATTTGTCACGGCGGATGCGACTCGGCGTGGACGACACGCCACCGGAGGTGGCCAGCGAGTAA
- a CDS encoding aldo/keto reductase → MERLPEIGLGTPTDPAACRRAVRTALDAGYRFVDTAQMYDNERAVGARLAESEIQRGDIVVAMKLASGNLCPDAARNRFRGVHVF, encoded by the coding sequence ATGGAACGGCTGCCGGAAATCGGACTCGGGACGCCGACTGATCCGGCGGCGTGTCGCCGTGCAGTGCGGACGGCACTCGATGCCGGGTATCGGTTCGTCGACACCGCCCAGATGTACGACAACGAGCGCGCAGTCGGTGCAAGGCTGGCCGAGAGCGAAATACAGCGCGGAGATATCGTCGTCGCGATGAAGCTCGCGTCAGGAAACCTCTGTCCGGATGCGGCCCGGAATCGCTTCCGTGGAGTGCATGTATTTTGA
- a CDS encoding class I SAM-dependent methyltransferase, protein MDPDTVRREWADRSGEYSPEYYAHYGPNETSEAIRETLDQYLTSDASILELGCSSGRHLAHLLKHGYEDVTGIEVNDDAFDVMAETYPELARQGTFYHDTIEAVIEDFADGQFDAVFAVETLQHIHPESVWVFDELARVTDDLLITVENEVDGEGSSEPEVTYVSEDIPLYHRDWNQIFTGRGLVEVDAVAGERDTRRTFRVDG, encoded by the coding sequence GTGGACCCTGATACTGTTCGCCGAGAATGGGCCGACCGCTCCGGCGAGTACTCCCCCGAATACTACGCACACTACGGCCCGAACGAGACGAGCGAGGCGATCCGGGAGACGCTCGATCAGTATCTCACATCGGACGCGTCGATCCTCGAACTCGGCTGCAGTTCGGGGCGACACCTCGCTCACCTGCTAAAACACGGATACGAGGATGTGACTGGAATCGAAGTCAACGACGATGCGTTCGACGTGATGGCAGAGACGTATCCCGAACTCGCGAGGCAAGGTACGTTCTATCATGACACGATCGAAGCGGTCATCGAGGACTTCGCTGACGGGCAGTTCGATGCCGTATTCGCGGTCGAGACGCTCCAGCACATCCACCCGGAATCTGTATGGGTTTTCGACGAACTGGCCAGGGTCACTGACGACCTGCTCATCACCGTCGAAAACGAAGTGGATGGGGAAGGTAGCTCCGAACCGGAGGTCACGTACGTCTCCGAGGACATCCCGCTGTATCACCGTGATTGGAATCAAATATTCACCGGCCGTGGACTCGTCGAAGTCGACGCTGTCGCTGGCGAACGTGACACCCGCCGGACGTTTCGGGTCGACGGATAG